In Paroedura picta isolate Pp20150507F chromosome 15, Ppicta_v3.0, whole genome shotgun sequence, the genomic window TTCATAGTCTGTccttctcacttggactcaaggcagatcacaaaGAGCAATTCAGTCGACAGAGTGGGGTTACGCAGTAGAAACGCAAGAGGAATAGAGTTTTAGAACCCATCCGAAATGTAAAAAGAGAAGCCAACCCATGTCTcgctggcagaacatctgcttggcatgcagaaggtcccggagGGCAATCAGCAGTTTCTTAGGTGGtaactaaggttgccaatctccaggtggtggctggcgctcccagaattataacaggggacagagatcaattcccctggagaaaatgcctacttGGGAAGGTATGGTAAATAGACCCCATGTTATTAAACTTTTTCTGGGGCTCCCCAGGGTAACTCCAGTGCAGGGATTGGAAGTTTAGCTGCATGGCCTGGATTGGCCGTGCAAACGGCCATTTGTTCAACTCCCAGGCTAACAAGATTAGTCCAGAGGGGATTAGAGCGGGGCTGATCCCTCCTGGGAACAAGAGTCTCAGTGTGTTGGTTGTAGCATCAGAGAGCAGTGGGGTAACATGCAGCCGAATTCCCAAGCGCCGTGTCCCAAGCGCCGAATTCGAGAGCGCCAACCTTCTCGCTCCAATTTAACTTGCATTTGTAACTTGATTTTCTGGGTCTGACTGTTGTTCATCCCTTCCTTGTGCTGCTCTAAGTGGAAggcggtgggtggtggtggtggtgggaagtaaTAGAAGCAGACTGATTGGTACAGGACGTTTTTGAGCTGCGTAACCCAGTGCTCTGTCTCCGCCAGCAGCCAGGCAGAAGCATCAAGCTTCCCTGTTGCTCTCCCGTgtggtatactgcctctgaacttggATGTTCCATTTGTCATTGAAATGAATATCAGTAGGCCTGACTGGGGTGGCTCAggttagccaagttttatcagctctcggaagctaagcagggtcggccctgttcagcacttggatgggagaccaccaaggaaattgaGGGTTTCTATGCAGAGACATACCATTGCAATTCTTCTATTGCCTCAAAAAACCCTActgggttgccagaagtcagctgcaacaTGGTGGCATTTTCTGCCACGAGACCCCTTTCATCTGGCATAATTCTCTTCGTTGGGCATGGCTGGATTTCAGTGTCTTTGGAGGTGGTATTTGGAAGAGGAACGAATTTCGGTAACTGCGGGACGTTGGACTTTCTGAAGTGGTTAACAGCACAGTGACCCCTTCAAGGTTGGAGTTGCCAAAAGTGGCCAAGCGCACGGATGCGGGATGCGCCAATTACACAAACATAACGAGCCGTATTGATCCGGATGGGAAAGCAAAAGCCTTGCTCCAGATGGTGCACAGGGGCCGTGGGGGAGGGAGCCTCCATGACCCCGTTTCGGCCCTGCCCGGCCTCACGGCCACTGCTGTCGCTCTCCCCTAAGCCAGCATCAAAATGAGAGTGGCACCCAGTGGCAGAATGCAAAAAATAAGTAAGTCCCCATAGTTCCGTGCTAGACCTTGGCTTCTTTCCCACGGAGACTAAAGGCTGATCTTCCCTTAGGTTTCATCGTGTGAAAGATCCGGGGTTCCTGCCTAGGGGAGAGGTAAAAGGGGGCTGGGGCAGCTTCTTGTTTGCCTGCAGATGGTCTCAGAAGGTAGCCGTGTAGATCTGCAGTAGAGAAGCTAGACCGGAGAGCGCCTTAGAGTGCTGACCTGGAATAGCCCAGGGTAGCCCGATCTTGAacgatcttggaaactaagcaaggtcagccttggtcagcatttggatgggagaacatccCGGAATCGAGGGTCGTGATGCCGAGCCAaggattggcaaaccacccctgaacatctcttgcttggaaAAGTCCACTgggagtcaccataaatcagatgtGACTTGATGGTCAACAACGTTTGGGGGGTATCcgacgaagggagctttgactctcaaaaacgaGTACCCCGAAAACCGTGCTGGCCTGTCAGGTGCTCCCGGACTCCAATCCAGCTGTTCTTTGTCTGAGtctttggagagctgctggatGTCAAAGGAGAGAATTGACTGGATCAGGCAGACCGAAGGTTTGATTGGATACAAGGCAGTTTTGTTTTATGGAGGGATCATAGCTCAGGGAAGGGCCCCTACCTTGATCACAAAGGGTCCCAAGCCTTTCCTTATCCTCTCTGGTTGAAAGCTCTCAAGTAGCTGAGGAAGAACATTCTCTGCCCATCCTTGGACAATTGCTGTCAGCCAGAGATGGCCCAGAGATCTGACATCTTCTGAGTAGCTGCGTAGTCACTGAGAGACTTTTGTCCTGAATCCCTTCCTTGCTAGGATCTGTTTCCCCCCCTATTCCATTTAGGTatggagatacctggagactttgggagtggagcctagggaggatggtgtttggggaggggacggatttcagtctaccttccaaagtggccattttattcaggggaacttacctctgtcacctggagttcagttgtaattccagaagacctccagccaccaccaaacATATAATAAAAGTTCCAAGTTTATTTTGTGGTAGTAAGAGTTTCAGTAAAGGCTTCCTTATTTTAACTTGCTTATCCAGAATTCCCTGACAACTAGCTTGTGAAGAATTAAACAGTTTCCGGTAACACTGCTTTCAAATCATAAATCTTCATCAGAGTTCCAATTATCTCTCATCTTGTGCTGCTGGCTGGCACGTGCTCCCTTCAAACTCTCTAGACGAGATACAGTTGCAATTCTGATGAAGATTTATGATTCGAAGGCAGTGTTACCGGAAACTGTTTAATTTTTTGATTAGCTAGTCGTAAGGGAGTCCTCGACAAGCTGACTAAAATAGGGAAGCCATTACTGAAGCACTTCCTGCCACAAAATAAACTTGGAACTTTGATTATACAATTGCCTCTCATGGTCTTCACGCTTAACTAGCACCTGGGGGTTGGTAACCCCAATTCCATTGTACAGCCCAGTGTAACAGCTGGGCAAATCTGAATGAAGGTTCGGGGCCTGGGAGGAATATATGAATCGATGGGAAACTGtgtgtgtagaccaggggtagtcaaactgcggccctccagatgtccatggaccacaattcccagaagcccctgccagcgaatgctggcaggggcttctgggaattgtagtccatggacatctggagggccgcagtttgactacccctggtgtagacgaAAGGCCACTGCCTTAGGAACCAGTATGTttgtcttatactgaattaggCCATTGGTCCTTCACGCTTGGTATTGTTTACCCCAATTGGCCTTGGCTTTCTGGAGCCTTCGGAGGCAGAGGGCATTTCCTGAACCTTGGCTGCCCGAGATGCTTTCTCTAGATGTGCTGACTGAAGCCTGGGCCATCCCCTTGCAAAGCAGACGCCCTTCCCCTGAGCCGTGGCCCATTTCTCATCACTGGCTTGCTAGCTTCTGTACTTCCTTTGCAGCCTGCCTTTCGGGCTGAAACTCAGGGCAAACGACACAGCGAAAAACAATGAGACCAGAGCAGCACACGAATACAACTCGCAGCGCTACGAAACTAGATCACAAAGTGAGAGGAGCTCACCATCCCAATAGCAGAAGGCAGAACAACAGAGCTGTAGAGTAAACACAACGAGCAGCCAAGCAAAACTGGATTACAAAAGTAGAGTCGAATACAATACAAAGTATAATATAGGCAGTGAAGAATTCACAATTAGCTAGGAAAGCAGTTCCTTCTGTTGATAAAAAAATATGCTCCTGGACTGTCCCGTTTTTCTTTGGACCATATCGGCAGGCTGTTCCTCCAGATAGTAGCTTCACCAGTGTGTGCTTCAGTATGCGCAGCCATTTTCTAAGAAGCACGCAGCAGGCTGggataggtcagcctttctccacttttaaccattgagaaaccccagaaacattcttcaggctttgagaaaccccagatgtggcaggatggtgcagaatagggttgggaagctgagctgtggacacgcccatctggggcccctcccctcccctccccttccctccccctccaggcccatcattggccgttttgggaggggaggggcagatctacatgaccacatagggtcatatcacccaaaaatgtttaattaattaactcccacccattcgagaaaccttACCAGGGTCATCAATAAATCCCAGGGGCTCACGAAACCCTGCTTCAGAAAGCCTGGGAGAGGTGGTCTTCCAGTGGCATAGCCAGCATGATATAATGCTTAGAGAGTATCGGATGCGGTCCCCAATGGATTCCAGTACATGCCTTGGCGGGTATCATCTGCTCCTGACTGTTTCCTTCGCTGTCGGTGCTTTTGCCTCATCTCTGTCTTTCGGTTTCTGCCTTTCTGCTCCGTCCTCCCaattccttctctctcctccccgccACACACCCTGGCCTGCTCCCTCTTCTGGTCTCAGGCAACAGAGGCAGAAGGGACGGACCCAGAAGACGCCACAGAGGCCCCACCCTGTGCTGCAGAGGTGCCTTTAGCGGGTGCCCAGACCGAGGGGGTCAGTTCCTGTCTCCCGGAGGTGGCTGAAGAACATGCCAGAAGCCCAGGGGAGTACACAGTAAGAACTTCAGCGCAGGACAATGCGGCTCCACCTGTACTTCCCCTTGCGTCCCCCGACCCACACTCCTGTGAACTCAAAGCCGGGTGGTCTCTCCTTGCACGCTCCTTGATCATTCCAGGGTTCTTACGTTGCGTGTGCAAGTGAGCACCACTTGCTAATGACTGACAAATGGCCATGATATTTGTGCGTCGAATGAAGGACGGTTCAGGGGAGGCTGAAACGGCAGGGAGACTGGCAGTGCAAGAGCGCTTAGGGGCCCTGAGCAAGATTTctcacatgctaaataatgccagTCCAATCCCCTTCTGCCACTGGGGGCAAGTGGGTTTTGCCATTTCTCACACAACCCCCAGTTGCAGCGTGGATTGGAAGTGTCCTGTTGCCGTTGGCAGGAAACCGGATTTAACAGCATCCGGAAGAGGATGGCTCCCTTACAAACATAGAGTTGCTCCGGTTTTCTTTACTtcccattttccccctcccctccttctcttcaCCCTGCTCTCTGTCgttgcctttccccttcccagatAAAGCGTTTTCTGAAGGACGACTCAGAAGAGGCCGAGTTGGTTCAGTTCCTCAAGGATTACCCTTCCAAGGAGTACTTCCGCTTTGTGCCGTCGGAAGGGTTCCGGAGGGTCGAAGGCGCGGGCCGCCCGGAGCCCAAGATGTTCTCCAGCATGGTCAGGACCATCCCTGAGGACAACTTGGTGGAAAAAGAGCAGAGGGCCTTCCATCGCCCACAGCCCCTCGActtgcagcagcagcacatgGCTGCCCCGACACCGCCAAGCCCTTGCCGACCCAGAAGCCCCTGGGGCAGGCTGGACCCCTATGACTCAGATGAGGTAAGGCATTCCCCATGTTGGCTCTCGTTCCTACTCTTTGTGCTGGGCTGCCTCACGGTGACCACTTCTGGAGTCGGCAGTGATCCTCGGAACATTTTGggtgtttctttttgtttctcaAATGGAACTTGCTTTGCTTAGGAGCTGAGGGGAACGGGGTTGGAAGCCTTTCCGGCAGCAGGCTTGTCCCGCATTAGATATGGAAtgacacagggtgtctgttgtggggagaggaaagggaaggtgattgtaagctgctttgagcctccttcgggtagagaaaagcggcatataagacccaacttttcttcttcttcttcttcttcttcttcttcttcttcttcttcttcttcttggaaaacCAGTAAGGTGGTGGGGATAGCTTCTTTGCTGCCATGGTGTCTGTTGACTCTCATCTAGCAAAGTTGTTTAGGATAATGTGTTGTTAGATCCTCAGcatggaagaagagaagaggggACAGGAGCTCCCGTGGTTTTGGTCATTTCTGTCCCATTAGACTCAGAGGCTGGCCAATTTCCAAAACCGCAGCCAGGTCATTGACATGCGGTGTGCCCTGGGGTTCAGCTTCTCACCTGTTTTGTTTAAAATCTACGTTAAGCCTCTAAATGAGATTGTCCCTTGGGGGTTCGATGTCATCCATATGCTGATGACAGCCTGTTCTGCCTTTCATGAGCCAGGCCTCCAGAAGTAGCCGTCTCTGCCCCGGGCTTTTGCCTCTGTGCCGTAGTCTGCCAGCAAAGGGGAGAAACAAGCCGAAGTCACACAAGATAGTGGGTTGGCTGGCAAGCTTTCTGGCTTGGAGGCAGAGGAGAGTTGCAGACTTTGGAGGAACTAATGCTGTCATCGGCGGAATCCACggaaaactcgggggggggggacggactcTGCTGATGGATTGGCAGATTGGGCGTTATTGCTGGAATCGCTTTCTGCTAATGCCTTCTGGTATGCAGACTGGCTCGCTTCCATGCCGCTCTGACCTCAAGGCTAGATTACTTCGACAGCTTTACACAGAGCCAGCTTTACACAGAGTGAAAGAAACTGGAGTTGGCCCAGAACATTGAACTAAGGCACGTTTCCTTGGTTATACCGGTTAGGTCATGCAGTTTGGAATAAAGAGTCTGGAAACATATCGGCAGCCAGTCTGAGATGATGATGTAAGCttgtcatagaatcagaatcatagagtcggaagggacctcctgggtcatctagtccaaccccctgcactatgcgggacactcacatccctatcgctcacccactgtcacctgccacccccttgagccttcacagaatcagcctctccgtcagatggctctccagcctctgttttaaaaatttccaaagatagagaacccaccacctccgaggaagcctgctccactttTATTTACTTAGTTGGGTGGTGCGAATTACGGGTGGGCCTCCCCCAGCTAATATATTCCTAATACGCCCCACAATTGCTCTTCATGTGGAAGAATACATTGCATCCATAAAACAGCCTaccccaggggtcctcaaactttttgggcctgagggcacctttggaatgctGACACAGAACAGTGGgcatggccacaaaatggctgccacaggaggcggaaccaactcaaaatggctgcctcgggaggtggagccagccacgcCCTAGTGGCTGCAGTTGGCCTTCAACCACAGTGTGGGAAATTTTGAGCTGTAGTAATGGCTGCTGTGAAACAGGAACATTTAAAAGTTTGCGTAGCCAATCAAATGCCCCATCTGGCcagcccattttctaaaaacacgaGGTGGGCACCAGGAGTAGTAACAGCGGATGCCGTGtcggggacccctggcctagccCATTTGATGGTTCTTCTGCCCAGGCCCCTGCTGACACACCTTTTCCCCATGAAAAAAAACAGGATTGTCCAGCCATCCCCTGAAAGTGATGATGTCTATCACAGGAGCTTTTCTTGTTTCCCTTCCTCCCGGTCTCCCTCTTTCTGCCGTTCTTCAGGATGACAAGGAATATGTGGGGTTTGCAACACTCCCCAATCAAGTCCACCGGAAGTCTGTGAAAAAAGGCTTTGATTTCACGCTCATGGTTGCAGGTATGGGTGTGTGGGTGTTTgtctttgtgtttgtgtttgtgtttttcctttcctttgatgCCCTGGAGGGTTGGAAGATCAACAACAGTGAACCATTATGACCAACAAACTACCCTtttgtagtgtccctgacacgttgtaccacatacttctggtgtgtcctaagtttgaagtatttcgttgcccgttagctaattatctgaagaaattgaaattcagctgtgaacgagaaacactggattaaaatgatactcaatgtgagggacacagcaactattataaaagtagcaaagttcttactggcaattttaaatgaaaatcttttacgatagattttacatctgaaactgtttgaaattttcattttaggctttgcaattttatgccaataaaggtactctggatctgaatctgaatcattaTGACCAactggaacctccatgttcagaggcaatatatCCCTGAAAACCAGCTACTGTAGGGGCAGCCAAAAGCAGGAGACAGCTGTTACCAGATGCAGATTTGCAATAATATTTATACAGACCCTTGATGTTTTTCAGTGTCCAGTTTGATGAGCCTTTCTTATTGTGATATTCTAAGTGTCCTTGAAAGCTACCTTGACTGAACCTGGAGAGCTGGCatatagaaatatattttaaacaaaccaCAGAACTAGTGTCCATGAGGGTTCCATCCATCTGGCCTagcaggttatttatttatttgtcgtATGGCCcgtgttgtgtagccaggagattgttTGGCAGACAGGCAAGGGACGTTGGAGGCAGAAGCACAAAACCAACAAATCACAGAATTGTAAGGGGCCTGCTGCTCATTCATCGGCTTGAGCACCCATGAGTTTTTGTGCTGTGAGAAAGAGgggaaagtacttctttctccaTCTTCTTTATCCCAGGCATAATTTCGTAAACCTCTCTTAGGTCACCCCTCCGTTGACATTTCCCCAAACTAAAGAGCCCTGACCTCTgtaacctttcctcacagggaacgTATGCCATCcccttaataattttatttgtccctttctgcagcttctccaatgctgtaatacattttttttttttgcggtgcAGTGGccagaattgtacacagtattccaaataacACCACGCCATAGATTCATGCAAGGGTCCCGTTTTACTGCCTGGCAGTGATTTGTTATCAGAGAGTTTTTATCTCGAGAGTTTTATTCTCCTTGGCCTTCTTTCAGTTTTGCTCTGTTCCCTACACAAGACGATGGTGCAGAGACAGAAGCTCTACAGCTGCACTTAACCGTCATTCCTTGCAGCGCTAGTTGTAGCGTTTAGTGCCCAGGATAAAAGCGCTGTTTGAAAGACGTTTGCCTGCCTTCTCTCCTTTGTTCTTTCTGCTGAAGTCCatttgctgctgtttttcctCCCAGGAGAGGCCGGGCTGGGGAAGTCCACGCTTGTCAACAGTCTCTTTCTTACTGACCTGTACAAAGACCGCAAACTCCTAAACGCCGAAGGTAAGGTGGCTTCTCTGAACCGTCCTTTCCTTCTGTCCTTTTACAGGAGAAAGGTGAAGGGGGAGGGGTACCTCTGCACTTTAAAAAGGGAGATAGTTTGATGCAGAAGAACCATGCAAGAgaacccagccctggcctgacctTATAAGGCACAGTGCTTTCTCCAGTTCCCTTTTTTTCTCCTCCCGAAAGTGCATTTTCAAAACGCGTTCTTTAATGGTGATAAATTTGTTTGTGGCACATTGTTTGTGGCACACAATTATAAGTGATCTGGGCATAATGGAGAGATAGAGATTAGACAGAATTAGATTTTAAAAGGCTTAGACAAAAATCACAGGGGATGAGTCTATCGACAGCTGTTAGCCATGATTGTTATATGGAGCCTCCACATATAGGCGCAGTCATATTGCATGATAGTTTTGAGAGccagcagtgtagtggttaagaacagcagcctccagaatctgaagaactggccttgattccccactcctcctccacatgcagccagcttgggtcagtcacagttctctcagagctccctcagctccacttacctctgttgcggggaggggaagggtatgcgattgtaagccagtttgagacttctttgggtaataaaaagcatggAATGAAAAGAAACAACCCAGCACTTCTCTTCTAGATGCTGGAGGACAAACATCAAGAGAGAGCTATTGAAtaattgggctgatcctgcgttgagcagggggttggactaaatggcctgtttggccccttccaactctacgattctatgattctataattctgtgactCTAAGCCCTGGTTGCAAACTTCTTGGAGATATTCGGCTGGAACCTGTAGGAAACAGGATCCTGGTCTCCATAGCCTTGCCTTGAGCCAGAGAACTGTGAAATCCTTATTAAAAAGAGACCATTGGCTGTGATAGCTAAGTGGAGCCTCCATGCATAGAAGCAATGTACCTTCAATATGGACTGCTGGGAGGAGCCAAGAGATTCCTCTGTCCTTTATGAGAAGGATCTCAGGTTTGCCACACTGGTTCTTGAGAAGATTTGGCTGTGAGCCTCCATGTTCAGCGGCAGTATACCTTTTGTTCTCAGACACTGGGGTCAATGAAGGCTGTTAGAAGCATCTGGCTTTCTGCTGTCAGCAACAGGATGTTGGAGTAAGACACTGCCCGGAGTTTTGGCCTTTTGTTATGTGCGTTGGGGTGTTGCATAgcccaggcgtagtcaacctgtggtcctccagatgttcatggactacaattcccatgagcccctgccagcatttgctggcaggggctcatgggaattgtagtccatggacatctggaggaccacaggttgactacccctggcatggcCGTTGCACCAGCCTCTTGTAAGTGACATTTCCGTCCTTTTCTCCTTGGGGCTAGAGCGGATCATGCAGACGGTCGAAATCACAAAGCACGTGGTGGACATTGAGGAGAAAGGCGTGAAGCTCCGCCTGACCATCGTGGACACGCCCGGCTTTGGAGATGCCGTCAACAACACAGAGTGGTATGTCTCCCCcttggagagaggagaggaattAGTCCTGGCAGCTTGTAGGCAGAGCCCTGGGCAGGGAATCCCATTAGGCCTGGCCTGGAGAGCCAATTTGACTTCTGGAGAGAAGCCAAGAGTTGGGATAAAAATAATCTACTCGGGACAAaagccagctggctgctgggcaggtAAATCCTCGTGAGAGGAGGCATGAGGCTGTTTCCAGCAGAGATTCTTGTCTCCCCCAGTTTCTGGTGATGCCAAAGGAAGTGTGGGGCATATGCTCTCCTGAAATTGCCTGGCCCAGTAGGCAATTAGTGGGCCCACTAAGTCTCTCCAGTTAGCCCATAACTTTATAAGTTAGCCCCACCTCCACCTGCCTCCGGCCCTGAGTTGGTACCCCAGCACCTCATTGGGTGGAACTTCGGTGCAGCCTCCTTCAACCTTGTCCTGTTCCTTCCCCAGCTGGAAACCTGTGGCCGACTACGTAGACCAGCAGTTTGAACAGTACTTCCGGGACGAAAGTGGCCTGAACCGGAAGAACATCCAGGACAACCGGGTCCACTGCTGCCTCTATTTCATTTCGCCCTTCGGACACGGGTACGGGGAGCGGAGGGGACCGAGGCtcagctaagaagaagaagaagaagatgaagagttggttcttatttgccgcttttctctacccgaaggaggcacaaagcggcttgcagtcaccttccttttcctctctaaGCTAGCCTTTGCTTTtggagcagggtatcaaaacaTTGGTTTCCACAGCCACAGGCTACATGAGCAGGCGAGTGAGGCTAGCGTgcagtaaggcaggggtagtcaacctgtggtcctccagatgttaatggactacaattcccatgagcccctgctccatgaacatctggaggaccacaggttgactacccctgaagtaaggTGGTGTTGGGGATCAGGGATTTTAACACCCCCTATCTTGTTTCCTGAATGGAAACACGACATTTTCAATTGGATTTAGAGTTCAGGTAAGGACTCCCTCCTCTTTAGGACCACTCCAGTCCACATGACTGCCTTTCCCTGGGCCTACTTTTTGTAGCTAAATTGCACACTCGGAATCCCCAGCATGTGTGTCGCTTACTGTGAAGTGCCTAAATACACACTGCATTGTCTTAGAGTCCACCACAAGGATTTTCAGCCGGACGTGCTGAATGGAATGTTTGAAACGAAAATTGTAGGCATGTAGAGGCCCAGTTCAGTTTTATGTTTCTTGACTGAAACCACAGAACAAGGCTGTCTTGAGCAACCTAACTTTTAGGTTCAAGGTGTGGGCTGGGAAGGCCCAGTTTGCTCTTCGCTTCCCAACGCCTCACTGCATCTCTCGGCAGGCTGCGGCCCCTGGATGTCGAATTCATGAAAGCTCTCCATCAGCGGGTGAACATCGTCCCGGTCCTGGCCAAAGCTGACACCTTGACACCCTACGAGGTGGAGCGGATGAAGAACAAGGTGAGGGGAGGCCATGAGGACAAACGGGGGTGATTCTCCCAGCTCCCCCAAGCAGGTGCCGAGGAAGGGGTCCAGGATAGCCTCTCTGTCCAGGTTATGAAAAGTGTTTGTGCCAGGATCATCTGACTTGTGAAATGTCCCCTCTGTGCCACCTTGAGCAGCTCTCCGTTATGCCCGAGGGCACCTTTCTCTCtacacttcattcattcattcattcattcattcattcattcattcattcattcattcattcattcattcatttgtgccAGGCATGTGTCCAGTTCTGCCTTTCATTTCCATAGTAGCTAACAGAACATCCCTTGTTGAAGGagttttctcttttcctgccccGTGCAGTGAGTGATgcacagtggtggtggggagagcacACAAAACATTGTCCTATCTATGGTAATCATGTGCCATTGAGCCCTCATCCTGCAGCAAGTGTGGAACTAAGCCATGCTCAAGCTTTGTTGGTGACAGGTATAATTTCTCCCCCTCCAGATCCGTGATGAAATTGAGCAATTTGGAATCCGGGTTTACCAGTTCCCAGACTGTGATTCAGATGAAGATGATGAGTTTAAGATGCAGGATCAAGCCCTTAAGGTAAGGGGCGGGTGGAGCTGGATACCCTGGCATTGCAATTAAACTGTGAAAAGACAGGCCCCAAATCTGGTCTAAAAAAACAGGAAGAACAACCAGGAAAACAATGGAAGGCAAAGGGTGATACCTGGATTCCTTGTTACAACTGAGTGAGCAAATCAGGACAATTCCAGACAAAGTGGTGAATATGGAAACAATGGGTGACTGTTTAAAACAGCATGTTTGAATGGACTTTGAATGGAGGCCGATGTGGTACAGAGAACAGCTACAAACAATAAAcacgat contains:
- the SEPTIN4 gene encoding septin-4 isoform X6, whose amino-acid sequence is MIKRFLKDDSEEAELVQFLKDYPSKEYFRFVPSEGFRRVEGAGRPEPKMFSSMVRTIPEDNLVEKEQRAFHRPQPLDLQQQHMAAPTPPSPCRPRSPWGRLDPYDSDEDDKEYVGFATLPNQVHRKSVKKGFDFTLMVAGEAGLGKSTLVNSLFLTDLYKDRKLLNAEERIMQTVEITKHVVDIEEKGVKLRLTIVDTPGFGDAVNNTECWKPVADYVDQQFEQYFRDESGLNRKNIQDNRVHCCLYFISPFGHGLRPLDVEFMKALHQRVNIVPVLAKADTLTPYEVERMKNKIRDEIEQFGIRVYQFPDCDSDEDDEFKMQDQALKESIPFAVIGSNTVVEAKGRRVRGRLYPWGIVEVENPAHCDFIKLRTMLVRTHMQDLKDVTRETHYENYRAQCIQSMTRMVVKERNRNKLTRESGTDFPIPAIPPVLDSETEKLIREKDAELRQMQEMLQKIQQQMTDSH